TCATAGTCATATCCGGTTCTCTGTGTTGTGTAATCAGTAGAATTGATATTGAAGATATTCTTTACAGAGATCTTGTGATTGTTATTCAACTGAACAGCCAGGTTTGCCATAGCTCCCCAAAGCACTTCCCTGCTGTACTTGATATTGTTATACTGGTAAGACGAATCCGCCTGTTTCAACGGGTTTCCCGGTACCAATGTAACGTTGTAGACATTATTGTCGAAAGCCAGACGCTTGGCATTGTTGGCATAAGTAAGTGCGAACACTCCACCTATTTTCTTGTCGAAGAGTGTACCGCTGAAACCACCACTGGCCTGCAGCGACATATTCAAAGGAGCGCTGCCTTTGCTGGCGGTCCAGATATTCGGGAACTTACTACCCCACTGTGCTTTTTCGGCTTCACTTAAAGTATTACCTCTGAAAGCGCTTTTGGCTGGCATACCTGATGGTAAAGCTCTTGCGCCATCATCGATACCGATGAAATCAAGGTCTCCTCCTTTATAAGTATAGAAATCCTGACCGATGGTTTGTGTATTGAAACCGGTACCAACCTGGATATTGAAGAAATTCTTTGAAGGGATATCGCGTGTATTGATCTGGATCAGACCACCAGCCCACTCGCCGCTCATTTCAGGAACGAAGGCTTTGTTGATGATGATATTGTCCAGCATCGCTGCAGGGAAGATATCGAAGGAGAAAGTCTTTCTGTCTGGTTCTGTACTGGAGAGCTGAACGCCGTTCAGCATCGCCATATTGTAACGGTCGCTCAGACCGCGCACCACCAGGTATTTTCCATCGATGATACTGCTACCTGGAATACGTTTCAAAACCTCACCGGTGTTCTTATCAGGAGAACGGCGGATAGATTCAGCAGAGATCACAGAAGCTACCGTATTGGTGTTCTTCTGGAACTGAATAAGGGAAGCTGTGGTTTCCTTTACACCTGATCTACGGTTAGCCGTTACTGTTACAGTATTGAGGCTTTTTCCGGAATTCTCAAGGATGAAGATCTGGTCCAGCACCTGACCGGCAGTTACTTCAACATCATCAATCGTTTTGGGATCGTATCCTACTGCAGACAATACCAGCTGGTATTTTTTGCCGGCCTGGAGATTGAGGGTGAAAAGGCCATCCACATCTGTGGTAGTACCGCCCTGGGATCCGGTGATCTTCACTGATACTCCGGGAAGGGGCTCATTCTTGTTGTTCAACACTTTGCCGGCTATTTTTCCGGTTTGGGCGAATGAAACTAAAACGAGGCTAATCAAAGCAATAAAAAGAAGGAACTTTTTGCTCACAACAGTCTATTTAATGTGCGGCAAAAGTATCTGCGTCCTATTATCGGTATGTTACCGGAATATTACCGAATTGTTAACTGGAAAACGACGCGGCTCCAATGTTACGGTAATGTTACGCAAACGTTATCCCAATATTACCAGATCAGCCAAAACCCTTATCAGAACCGGAATTGCAAACGGCAGGTAAAAACATCATCTTCCAGATCATCTGTATAACCATTAAGTGAAGTAGATTCATTTGTTACGCGGTCATACCACAAAAACAGTTTCAGGTTTTGATTGATATAATGCACATATCCGAAACCGAGTGTGTTGTATTTTATATCAGCAGGTGTAAGATTTCTTCCGGGCTCACCAATTTGTTTTCCTTTTACTGCAGTGTTGGGATCGTACCAATCATATTTCACTACCAACTGGTGAGATGTATTTACTATATGTTGAAGAAAGCAAATGAAAGCACCATCGAACTTTCTTTGATAGAATGGCTCGTTGGTGAGTGTGCCTGGCGTTTCTGTAGTATTCGCATAGGCGGTCTGGTTACCAAACCAGTATTCGCCGCGAAGCTCGGTATTACCCCATTTTGTTTTGAGTTTCCACTGCATGTCTGTGCCACGGTATTCGCGGGGCGACTTACTGTCGATATTATCTTCAGCAGAATCCACCAGGAATTGTTTGCCTGAAGCGCCATCGCCCATCTTATAAATATATTTGGTAGGGCTGGCCAGTCCTCCCTGAAGAATGGACAAACCTCCGGATAGTGTGAGCTTAGACGTTATAGGGTAAGGCTTCAATCCAACATGTGCAATGATATCTTTATAACTATCGTATTCATTGGGGCCGGTCATGCCCTGCCCGTTGAAAGCGCCCACATCTATTTTGAGATATCTGAGCGGATGATTTTTTACACGGGGAGAAAAAGATAACATGGCGCCGAGATCACGTTCCGTTCTCATGAGGATCTGGCTCATGCGGCCACGCTCGGGGGCCTCACGGTCGGAGGAAGAAAGGTTGATCTCATATCCGAAGGGGCGGGCAAACATACCGCCTGTTACCATGAAGAGCTGCCATTTGTTTTCGAATACCCTTCCCCAGAGGTCGCGTATATTGACACCTCTTTCCGTTCCATCGAACTGAATGGCGAAATGCACGGTGGGTTGGTCCTTTTCATTATAGTGTGCATAATCGAACCTTACCCGGCCACGGCGGAGCATAAAACGGTTGTTGGACCGGGGAGCAAAATCACCGCCGCTATATCCCTTGGCGCCTTTTGAACCGGCCACCTGGAATTGCGGCTGCATGTAACCACCGATGATCAGGTGATCGAAACGTTTGAACAGGGAGAGCATGCCCCGGCCCATATCCTGCGTAGTATCGATCATATCCATAAGAAATTGAGCTTCAGACTTTTGAGCTATAAGAAGCAAGCCGGCCAATAACGCCATTCTGGGTATCCGTAACAATTTCTTCATACTATGGTAACATTGCCCGCAAAGGTAAGTGGTCAATTTAAGGTCATTGTTAAGAAATTATTACCAATTCACCTCTTCTTAATCTCCGGTTTAATAGTTCTATTTTTGCGCAAATTATGATCAAATGGGCTTGAATTCCATCATGAAGATCTTTATGCCGAAAGACAAGATTTTCTATTCATTGTTTGAGCAGGTAGCGCATACGGTAGCAAAAATGGGTAAACTCATGAAGGAAGTGGTTACAGAACCAGACTTCGACAAGAGAGCCGCCATCATCGCCCAGATAGAAGACCTTGAACATGTGAACGATGATTTCACGCATAAAATTTTCACTGAGCTCGGCCGCAACTTCATTACTCCTTTCGACCGTGAGGACATTCACTATCTGGCAACCGCCCTGGATGATATTGCCGACTATATTTTCTCCTCTGCCAAGAAGATCAACTTCTATAAAGTGAATCCAAACGACCAGGGCATTCAGAAAATGGCAGACCTGATTGAGCAGGGATCCGAGCAGATCAAGAATGCTGTGATCGAACTGCGCAACATGAAGAATATGCGCCGCATCACAGATGCACTTGTAAAGGTGAACAGCATCGAAAATCAGGCTGATGATATTTTTGATATGAGTATCGACCGTTTGTTCGAAACTGAGCCCGACGCCAAAGAGGTGATCAAGAAAAGAGAGATCTACCAGGTGTTGGAGATCGTTACTGACAAGTGTGAGGACGCTGCAAACGTGATCGAATCAATTATCATTAAATACGCATAACCTGAGCCTATATGACTTTTCTGGTTGTCATTATTGTACTGGCTCTGGTTTTTGATTACATCAATGGTTTCCATGATGCAGCCAATTCCATAGCCACTATTGTGTCTACGAAAGTACTAACGCCCTTCCAGGCAGTACTGTGGGCAGCGGTTTTCAACTTCGCTGCTTTTTTTATTGCAAAATATTGGATTGGAGAATTCAAGATCGGTAATTCATTTGCGAAGAGTATCAATGAGCATTTCATTACACTTCCGGTGATCTTTTCCGCATTGATCGCAGCCATTACCTGGAACCTCCTCACATGGTGGTTCGGGATCCCTTCCTCCTCTTCACACACATTGCTGGGAGGCTTTATGGGAGCGGCTTTGGCGCATGTGGGTCATTTTGCCCAGGATGGTCATAGCGTGATCAACTACAGTGTGGTGATTCCTATCTTCCTCTTCATTTTCGGTGCACCACTATTGGGCATGATTGTGTCTCTCATCATAACACTGATCATCGTCAATATCTGCCGGCGGGCCAATCCGTACAAGGCCGATAGCTGGTTCAGAAGATTGCAGCTGGTTTCTTCTGCGCTCTTCAGTCTCGGCCACGGTAGTAACGATGCCCAGAAAGTTTTGGGTTTGATCGCTGCCGCGATGGTGGCGCAGGGACAGATCGATAGCATTAAAGATGTTCCGGATTGGGTACCCCTGGCCTGTTTCACTGCCATTGCCATTGGTACCATGAGTGGTGGCTGGAAGATCGTAAAAACAATGGGAAGCCGTATCACCAAGGTTACTCCTCTTGAGGGTGTTGCTGCAGAAACAGCAGGCGCCGCTACGCTGTTCCTCACTGAGCACCTGGGTATTCCGGTGAGTACCACCCATACCATCACTGGCGCCATCATGGGTGTGGGAGCAACCAAACGCCTGTCTGCAGTGCGTTGGGGCGTTACCATCAATCTGCTCTGGGCCTGGATCCTCACTATTCCGGTGAGCATGGTACTGGCTGCTATCACATATTATAT
This portion of the Pseudobacter ginsenosidimutans genome encodes:
- a CDS encoding porin, yielding MIDTTQDMGRGMLSLFKRFDHLIIGGYMQPQFQVAGSKGAKGYSGGDFAPRSNNRFMLRRGRVRFDYAHYNEKDQPTVHFAIQFDGTERGVNIRDLWGRVFENKWQLFMVTGGMFARPFGYEINLSSSDREAPERGRMSQILMRTERDLGAMLSFSPRVKNHPLRYLKIDVGAFNGQGMTGPNEYDSYKDIIAHVGLKPYPITSKLTLSGGLSILQGGLASPTKYIYKMGDGASGKQFLVDSAEDNIDSKSPREYRGTDMQWKLKTKWGNTELRGEYWFGNQTAYANTTETPGTLTNEPFYQRKFDGAFICFLQHIVNTSHQLVVKYDWYDPNTAVKGKQIGEPGRNLTPADIKYNTLGFGYVHYINQNLKLFLWYDRVTNESTSLNGYTDDLEDDVFTCRLQFRF
- a CDS encoding DUF47 domain-containing protein, translated to MGLNSIMKIFMPKDKIFYSLFEQVAHTVAKMGKLMKEVVTEPDFDKRAAIIAQIEDLEHVNDDFTHKIFTELGRNFITPFDREDIHYLATALDDIADYIFSSAKKINFYKVNPNDQGIQKMADLIEQGSEQIKNAVIELRNMKNMRRITDALVKVNSIENQADDIFDMSIDRLFETEPDAKEVIKKREIYQVLEIVTDKCEDAANVIESIIIKYA
- a CDS encoding inorganic phosphate transporter; amino-acid sequence: MTFLVVIIVLALVFDYINGFHDAANSIATIVSTKVLTPFQAVLWAAVFNFAAFFIAKYWIGEFKIGNSFAKSINEHFITLPVIFSALIAAITWNLLTWWFGIPSSSSHTLLGGFMGAALAHVGHFAQDGHSVINYSVVIPIFLFIFGAPLLGMIVSLIITLIIVNICRRANPYKADSWFRRLQLVSSALFSLGHGSNDAQKVLGLIAAAMVAQGQIDSIKDVPDWVPLACFTAIAIGTMSGGWKIVKTMGSRITKVTPLEGVAAETAGAATLFLTEHLGIPVSTTHTITGAIMGVGATKRLSAVRWGVTINLLWAWILTIPVSMVLAAITYYITKLVMHL